The following are encoded in a window of Ictalurus punctatus breed USDA103 chromosome 13, Coco_2.0, whole genome shotgun sequence genomic DNA:
- the myocd gene encoding myocardin isoform X9 — translation MTLLGSEHSVLIRSKFRSVLQLRLQQRRTREQLADQGIMPPLKSPAAFHEQRKSLERSKTGDYLKHKIRSRPEKSELVNMHILQDSSSEGPTQDSQSKLKRARLADDLNEKIALRPGPLELVEKNIIPIDSTVKEAALKVNHGKFPKQEDSYAFEEDSSSESLSPEQPLSDESQSSAGPLAESKASGGIPSPSLATGPTQGSQTRESTIQNQEEGPAVTNSQTAPPIPVPAIIKSKPSDKNRHKKPKDVKPKVKKLKYHQYIPPDQKAEKSPPPMDSAYARLLQQQQLFLQLQILSQQKHQQQNHSHQSQCPQSQSFSYQPIHQHLSNKQTSEQQTPCSSSAATSTENSNSSSPVKTTYCSTSNMTPVRPGPLPANLDDLKVSELRQQLRIRGLPVSGTKTALIERLRPYKDSSSASPSSSGDITTVTFPVTPTGSLSSYQSPSSSGTVSHVGGYYPFCSTTSTPPISPASSELSVSGSLPDSFSDVTMSSPQFGLQPSPVQLSAEDNQNLGNCLHGEPGLDTEKDKMLVEKQKVIEELTWKLHQEQRQVEELRMQLHKRKHSHGLQEPVHLQPPSQMQHFFGVSIKQEHVASSCPMASKQPKNGPPNSCMEPMGHCGLGGGLRSLDMPSSRSPSGLPAYLSPQCSPQDSPVTKNSSSPQPNSLPSSPSHPFLLTPPLGRDSCPHNGARPHPMQLQQKNVAQSVSCSYSPDQRNMQPLYPSSENNLNSRGSSKAKSLNMQQKMAILHSPRHIGQKSTSITTFCSSDSTASAIKQPPCYEDAVKQQMTRSQQMDELLDVLIESGEMPGNAKEERSPVTKVVPHLTVSPNNTATSMPKFHRHYSHISPSEVPYEHAAGHTECQLEVLLSPVCRHVDIIPVKLGTDEGHLEEIGDSFPGHHHDDKLLSNRDLMDTPLSPMATKVSPVPTDGQGLAMTFSESPWESMEWLDLTPPSSATAFSSSMAPSAPSIFNTEFLDVTDIGLNSAMDLHLEHW, via the exons cctTGAAGAGTCCGGCTGCATTCCATGAGCAGAGGAAAAGTCTTGAACGCTCCAAG ACTGGAGATTATTTAAAGCATAAAATCCGAAGTAGGCCAGAGAAGTCAGAGCTGGTTAACATGCACATTCTACAAG ACTCGTCCAGCGAGGGCCCCACTCAAGACTCGCAGAGCAAACTCAAGCGTGCCCGACTTGCTGATGACCTTAACGAGAAAATCGCTCTGAGACCAGGTCCACTGGAACTGGTCGAGAAGAACATCATACCCATCGATTCAACAGTTAAAGAGGCTGCTCTAAAAG TGAATCATGGGAAGTTTCCGAAGCAGGAGGACTCGTATGCATTTGAGGAGGACAGCAGCAGCGAAAGCCTGTCTCCTGAACAGCCTCTTAGTGATGAGTCCCAGAGCTCAGCCGGGCCTTTGGCAGAGAGCAAGGCCAGCGGTGGCATTCCATCCCCCTCATTGGCCACAGGCCCTACACAG GGGTCACAAACCAGAGAATCCACTATTCAAAACCAAGAAGAAGGTCCAGCTGTGACAAACAGCCAGACAGCTCCACCCATTCCAGTCCCTGCAATAATAAAG TCCAAACCATCAGACAAAAATCGCCATAAGAAGCCCAAAGATGTTAAGCCAAAGGTGAAAAAGCTGAAGTACCACCAGTACATTCCGCCTGACCAGAAAGCAGAAAAGTCTCCTCCTCCAATGGACTCAGCCTACGCTCGGCtactgcagcagcagcagctatTCCTGCAACTGCAGATTCTCAGCCAGCAGAAGCACCAGCAGCAGAATCACTCACACCAGTCCCAGTGTCCACAAAGCCAGAGTTTTAGCTACCAGCCCATACACCAGCATTTGTCAAACAA GCAGACCAGTGAACAGCAAACGCCATGTAGTTCCAGTGCTGCCACCAGTACAGAAAACAGCAACTCCTCATCTCCTGTAAAGACCACATACTGCAGCACATCCAACATGACTCCAGTCAGACCAGGGCCTCTGCCTGCTAACCTTGATGATCTAAAG GTGTCTGAGCTTCGTCAGCAGCTGAGAATACGAGGTCTTCCAGTGTCGGGCACGAAGACTGCCCTCATAGAAAGGCTGAGGCCCTATAAAGACTCTAGCTCTGCTTCTCCCTCCAGCTCTGGAGATATCACGACTGTGACCTTCCCGGTGACCCCCACTGGCTCGCTCTCCTCCTACCAATCCCCAAGTTCTTCTGGTACTGTCTCTCATGTAGGAGGGTACTACCCATTCTGCAGTACTACATCCACCCCACCCATCTCTCCTGCCTCCTCTGAGCTGTCTGTCAGCGGCTCTCTTCCTGACAGTTTTAGCGACGTCACTATGTCCTCTCCACAGTTTGGCCTGCAGCCGTCGCCGGTTCAACTGAGTGCAGAGGACAACCAGAACTTGGGGAACTGCCTGCACGGTGAACCAGGCCTGGACACTGAGAAGGACAAGATGTTGGTGGAGAAGCAAAAGGTGATTGAGGAGCTGACATGGAAGTTACACCAGGAGCAAAGGCAGGTAGAGGAGCTGCGGATGCAATTGCATAAACGAAAGCACAGTCATGGTCTGCAGGAGCCAGTGCACTTGCAGCCCCCGAGCCAGATGCAACACTTCTTTGGTGTGTCTATCAAACAGGAGCATGTAGCCTCCAGCTGTCCAATGGCCTCCAAGCAGCCAAAAAATGGGCCTCCAAACAGCTGCATGGAGCCAATGGGACACTGTGGCCTAGGTGGTGGACTTCGGAGCCTGGACATGCCCTCCTCTAGAAGTCCTTCTGGTCTCCCAGCCTATCTAAGCCCACAGTGCTCTCCTCAAGACTCACCAGTGACCAAGAACTCAAGTAGCCCACAGCCCAACAGCCTGCCCTCCTCTCCTAGCCATCCATTTCTGCTCACACCTCCCCTGGGTAGGGACAGCTGCcctcacaatggagccagaccACATCCCATGCAG CTCCAGCAGAAGAATGTTGCTCAGTCTGTGAGCTGCAGCTATTCACCTGACCAGAGAAATATGCAGCCATTGTACCCAAGCAGTGAGAATAACCTAAACTCCAGAGGGTCTTCTAAGGCCAAAAGTCTAAACATGCAGCAAAAG ATGGCAATATTACATTCTCCCAGGCACATTGGCCAAAAGTCCACCTCCATCACTACCTTCTGTAGCTCAGACTCTACTGCATCTGCCATTAAACAGCCCCCATGCTATGAGGATGCAGTGAAGCAG CAGATGACCAGAAGTCAGCAAATGGACGAACTCCTTGATGTCCTTATTGAAAGCGGAG AAATGCCAGGTAACGCCAAAGAAGAGAGGTCCCCAGTAACCAAAGTTGTGCCTCACCTTACAGTTTCGCCCAACAACACTGCCACATCCATGCCAAAGTTCCACCGCCACTACAGCCACATTTCGCCCTCTGAGGTGCCATACGAGCATGCTGCAGGGCACACCGAGTGCCAACTGGAGGTGCTTCTGAGCCCAGTGTGCCGCCATGTTGACATCATCCCTGTCAAGTTGGGCACTGATGAGGGCCACCTGGAGGAAATAGGTGACTCTTTCCCAGGTCATCACCACGACGACAAGTTGCTCAGCAACAGAGACCTGATGGACACGCCTCTGTCTCCCATGGCCACCAAAGTCTCGCCAGTACCCACAGATGGCCAAGGGCTTGCCATGACATTCTCTGAGTCACCGTGGGAAAGCATGGAGTGGTTGGACTTAACTCCTCCCAGCTCAGCCACAGCATTCAGCAGCAGCATGGCTCCATCAGCACCCAGTATCTTCAACACAGAGTTCCTGGACGTGACTGACATTGGACTGAACTCAGCCATGGACCTGCATCTTGAGCACTGGTGA